GCTTCTCATCATTACACAGAATTCTGAGTAGTTAATTCTACCATCCTGTTTTCGATGTGGTATCAGTACCAAAATGACTACAAGAGAGTTGGCATAAGTTTCTGAAAGTAGGGAGAAGGAGAAAAAAACTTACATTGTCAGTATCAACCTCTGAAATTATTTCTTTGATATTGGCTTCATCACCTATTCCATGCTCTTTCATGGCAGTCTCTAATTCATCTCTTGTTATAAACCTGTCATGAAAATGCAACAATAAGTGAGCATTGACAACTTTCATACTCACTATGCAAGAGtgagtatattttttaatatagcCGGCATCAACATAAAAGTTATACTCACCCACTGTTATCCTTGTCAAAATACTGAAATACTTTGTACAGCTGCTCGTCTCTTTCTAGTCTGTGTCTATGCATTGTAGCAGATATAAATTCAATGTAGTCGATTGTTCCATTTCCATCCACATCAGCCTGATATGCAACATAGAGAATCATAAAAAGTTCCAGTTGAAAATGGAAGGGAATGATTATTTTCAACATTAAAGTTAATGCTCCAGCAAGGTCAATTGCTTACAGCATCCATGAGTTGCTTGACTTCAGTCTCTGACAGCCGCGAACCAGTACGAGCCAAACCTGATTTCAGTTCTTCGTATGTTATTGTGCCACTCTTGTCAGTATCCATGTTGGTGAACAATGCTTTAAGACCCTTAATTTCTTCTTCAGAGAGATTCTCTGCAATTACCTATAGGCAATTTTTCAAGTGCAAACAACTAATGTTATTAAGAGGAAAGAAAAATTTATCTAGACCTGCACAAGCTTGAAAGTTGAACAATACCAATTCTGGAGATAAAACTTCAAGAAGCCAGCTAATGCGACTTCAAATGGAAAGTTAGCAGTTTAAATTTAGTAAAAACAGATGATTTGAATGAGATTTTCAATATAAATTTACCTTTAAAGCAAGCTGTTTGAGCTTATTCATTGCCCTAAATTGCTTCATTCTGGATAGAACCGCACTATCTATAGGGTCATCTGATGCTTCACCCTCTCTCAGCCAAGGATGATCTTAACATACAGAAAAGAATCATTGTTTAATAGTTAGAAGCACAACGAACAAATCACAAGGTAGATTTAATAGTCGCAATATTAACCAAATGATATCAAATTGCAGAGTTATTAGCAACATCAGGAATGCTATGAAAATTACTCTTGGATCAGATGCAAAATTAGAAAATAGTTCATGTAAGAAGAGAAAGAGAAATCTTCTATCACATTTGTGTGTCTCTTACTATCCCACTACTTAAAATTTAACACATCATCATTTATCTAAATTCACCCTTTTATTTATGTCTCcttcccttctttttttttttttttgaaaggctGTCTCTTTCCTGTCTCATGATTGCTTTTTTAAAggcactttttttttaaaaaaaaaagcactTTGAAAATTGATCACCACGTGAAGGAAAACTTTAAGCACATTTCCATATGAATAAATTTGTTTCGAAATGAAAATGGTTCAATACCAAGAACTTGTGCAGAAGTAATTCTCTTTTTTGGGTCTTGGGTAAGCATCCTTTTAATTAGATCTTTGGCAGTGGTAGATATTGAAGGCCATGGTTGACTTTCAAAGTCAATTTCCCCTTCCAATATGGCAGCAAATATTCCCTTTTCAGTTTCTGCAGCACAAAAGAAAGGAGTATTACCAGTAAAAAGAAACAACAACAAGAGAGAACATCGAATTGTTGAACTCGTATTTACCTGCCCAAAATGGAGGTACACCACTAAGTAAGATATACAGAATGACTCCTGCACTCCATACATCTATTTCTTTTCCATAATGTCGGCGCAATACTTCAGGAGCAACGTAGTAAGCACTGCCAACTAAATCACGGTACACCTTTCCTGAGAAGATTGTCATAAAATATCGGTCAAACATAAAAGTTCATGCTCTTGCTTAAGATGTCAGAAAATATGGATGCAAAATATAATCTAAATGTTAGAGAAAAAATCATATTCATGATTCCATTAGATATAACCATCCAGACTGACATGTTAAATTtctcttcttcatttttcttttctgTAAATGAAACTTGAAATATGACAAAAACCAAAGCAAAGACAAATAGTTTTTATTCAAGCCCCCCAAACTTGTTTAAATTAGGAGAAAAGTAGGGTGTTGGTCTACAACATACAATCTTCCTTTACTAACTTTCCTACCGTGTCAGTAAGCCTTGATGGCCAACCAAATTGATGTGATATCAATGCACATGGTACAATTCACAGATAAGCTCTTCAAAAGACAAAATGAGTTGTAACGTCAAAATAGtactttttattatttatacTAAGGCACGATAAATTGGCAATGATAGCAATTCCTAATGCTTAAATCCTGAACCGGTAACACCATTATACTTTATAGTTGGTTACACGTACGGTAAGGTTCTTTACA
This genomic interval from Humulus lupulus chromosome 8, drHumLupu1.1, whole genome shotgun sequence contains the following:
- the LOC133795037 gene encoding calcium-dependent protein kinase 21-like, whose product is MGCCQSKKRIPKPGGTNASSATTPYGSAPASVSTASHQTYEHHHQQQPQQQPIVQTQKVSVAPETHFPPPKTRPEPEPQPRQPPPPPPEQQQPSPVSADPIPPNAILGRPFEDIKQFYTLGKELGRGQFGITYLCTENSTGDTYACKSILKRKLVNKSDRDDVMREIQIMQHLSGQPNIVEIKGAYEDRYSVHLVMELCAGLELFDRIIAQGKYSERDASELFRAIANVVHICHFMGVIHRDLKPENFLFSSKDKGAMLKAADFGLSVYTEEGKVYRDLVGSAYYVAPEVLRRHYGKEIDVWSAGVILYILLSGVPPFWAETEKGIFAAILEGEIDFESQPWPSISTTAKDLIKRMLTQDPKKRITSAQVLDHPWLREGEASDDPIDSAVLSRMKQFRAMNKLKQLALKVIAENLSEEEIKGLKALFTNMDTDKSGTITYEELKSGLARTGSRLSETEVKQLMDAADVDGNGTIDYIEFISATMHRHRLERDEQLYKVFQYFDKDNSGFITRDELETAMKEHGIGDEANIKEIISEVDTDNDGRINYSEFCVMMRSGHPSAKLI